A genomic stretch from Nodosilinea sp. E11 includes:
- a CDS encoding ISL3 family transposase has translation MDLISHLLPSQTELSLQHWDWDTATQQVTVYLASTQAVVQCPLCHRPSHRIHSHYDRTLKDLPVVQFSLTIVLTVCKVFCLNDTCPRRIFTERLPGIVAPWARRTIRYADHLKAIALALAGAAGARLSEQVGYGHSRNSMLRVIASLPLPQLTTPKILGVDDFALRKGHNYGTILVDLEQHQPIALLPDRTAETLETWLKEHPGVEILSRDRSKTYKRGMSQGAPEAIQVADRFHLLHNLEETLETAFKGHHSVLKQVEKDQLQADGLEVPHPSDLPEDPQSLKALNRAHRLETYEQTHALRQQGYAIKDIAHHLGIGKRTVYKYLAVSTFPERQPTIRQQGSGLEAYKPYIQDQWNRGQQQTKALFHQIQQQGYQGSYSTLARYTHQLRQLPAAGQPSPESLNDLSGRGPAPPLSTSPQKPLSARRAAWLILQRTETRTAEDDILLEQLAQQPELSGAISLAQGFINLVRQRIPSQLDAWLQAAKTSSIKSFQSFAKGLEEDYDAVKAGMMLEVSNGPVEGQNNRLKMLKRQMFGRANLKLLEKRFILTS, from the coding sequence ATGGACCTCATCTCGCATCTACTCCCCAGCCAAACTGAGTTGAGCTTGCAGCACTGGGATTGGGATACGGCCACCCAGCAGGTCACGGTTTACCTTGCCTCTACCCAGGCCGTAGTTCAGTGTCCTCTCTGTCATCGCCCGAGTCACCGTATCCATAGCCACTACGACAGAACCCTGAAAGACTTACCGGTTGTCCAATTTAGTCTGACGATAGTGCTGACAGTCTGTAAGGTTTTCTGCCTCAATGACACCTGTCCTCGACGGATTTTTACCGAACGCTTACCCGGAATCGTGGCCCCGTGGGCCAGGCGCACCATTCGTTACGCAGATCATCTCAAAGCAATAGCTCTAGCCTTAGCGGGTGCCGCTGGGGCTCGCCTGAGCGAACAGGTTGGCTATGGGCATAGTCGCAACTCAATGCTGCGAGTCATTGCGAGCCTGCCATTACCGCAACTAACGACCCCAAAAATTTTAGGGGTAGACGATTTTGCCCTACGCAAGGGGCACAACTATGGAACGATTTTGGTGGATCTTGAGCAGCACCAGCCCATTGCGTTGCTTCCGGATCGTACGGCAGAAACCCTTGAAACCTGGCTCAAAGAGCATCCCGGCGTCGAAATCTTATCTCGGGACCGTTCCAAGACCTACAAACGAGGGATGAGCCAAGGCGCACCGGAAGCAATTCAAGTGGCGGACCGCTTTCATCTGTTGCACAATCTCGAAGAGACGTTGGAAACAGCATTTAAGGGACACCACTCAGTCCTCAAACAGGTTGAAAAAGACCAGCTTCAGGCTGATGGTCTCGAGGTTCCGCATCCCTCAGACCTACCTGAGGATCCACAGTCTCTAAAAGCGCTCAACCGGGCTCATCGTTTGGAGACGTATGAGCAAACCCATGCCTTACGGCAGCAAGGATACGCCATTAAAGACATCGCCCACCATCTCGGTATTGGCAAACGGACAGTCTACAAGTATTTGGCCGTGTCAACCTTTCCTGAACGACAACCCACTATTCGTCAACAGGGCAGTGGATTGGAGGCCTATAAACCCTACATTCAGGATCAATGGAACCGGGGACAGCAACAGACCAAAGCCCTCTTTCACCAGATCCAACAGCAAGGCTATCAGGGAAGTTACTCAACCCTGGCCCGCTATACCCATCAGCTGCGTCAATTACCGGCTGCGGGCCAACCTAGCCCAGAATCTCTTAACGATTTGTCGGGCCGGGGGCCAGCCCCTCCCCTCTCAACCTCTCCTCAAAAGCCCTTGAGTGCTCGCCGAGCAGCATGGCTGATCTTACAGCGAACAGAAACCCGGACAGCTGAAGACGATATCTTATTAGAGCAGCTGGCTCAACAGCCCGAGTTATCGGGGGCTATCTCGCTGGCCCAAGGCTTTATAAATCTCGTTCGGCAGCGGATTCCCAGTCAGCTGGATGCTTGGTTGCAGGCGGCTAAAACCAGCTCAATCAAATCGTTTCAAAGCTTCGCCAAGGGGCTAGAGGAGGATTATGACGCGGTCAAAGCCGGGATGATGTTAGAGGTTAGCAATGGACCGGTAGAGGGGCAGAATAATCGGCTCAAAATGCTGAAACGGCAGATGTTTGGGCGAGCTAACTTGAAGTTGTTAGAGAAGCGGTTTATTTTGACTAGCTAA